One Streptomyces sp. NBC_00554 DNA segment encodes these proteins:
- a CDS encoding replication initiator: MTSPPATLPKAVCALIDRAAEPEFASWRRQIVRLGGCTNPIHLVGNATVIDASTGEALFSYSSDVYGGRLLTACGNRRATVCPTCARVYQADTYQLIRAGLIGGKNVGEKVGEHPRVFATLTAPGFGPVHTRRERDGRVRACRPRKSGNSCSHGSPAGCHSRHADDDPRLGEPLCPRRYDYAGAVLWQAHSGRLWHRFALELCREIGRRVGLSRSEFAETLRLSYAKVAEYQRRGLVHFHAVICLDGPEGPNSTPPGWATTALLSDAVRRAVGKVRLTAPGREVIGARALRFGEQVDVRPISAFGAGERLTSAAVAGYIAKCATKGAESAGAVEGRIHGARDLVMLPVRAHVLRMIGTCWWLGCLPDFEPLGLRRWAHMLGYGGHFSTKSRRYSTTLTALRQALAEHRAEEQRTALGIDARPTVALGQWRYAGRGYSPEAALLAASVREGGGRHGT, encoded by the coding sequence ATGACCTCGCCTCCTGCCACCCTGCCGAAGGCCGTCTGCGCACTGATCGACCGGGCCGCAGAACCGGAGTTCGCGTCCTGGCGGCGCCAGATCGTCCGCCTCGGCGGCTGCACGAACCCGATTCACCTCGTCGGCAACGCGACGGTCATCGACGCGTCGACCGGGGAGGCCCTGTTCTCGTACAGCTCGGACGTCTACGGCGGTCGCCTGCTCACCGCCTGCGGCAACCGCAGGGCAACGGTCTGCCCGACCTGCGCCCGCGTTTATCAGGCCGACACGTACCAACTGATCCGTGCCGGACTCATCGGCGGCAAGAACGTGGGAGAGAAGGTCGGCGAGCACCCTCGGGTGTTCGCCACCCTCACCGCTCCCGGCTTCGGCCCAGTTCATACCCGCCGTGAGCGCGACGGTCGCGTACGAGCCTGCCGACCCCGTAAGTCAGGGAACTCCTGCTCGCACGGCTCGCCGGCCGGGTGCCACTCACGCCACGCGGACGACGACCCGCGGCTCGGTGAACCGCTCTGCCCTCGCCGCTACGACTACGCCGGAGCCGTCCTCTGGCAAGCACACTCAGGCCGACTCTGGCACCGCTTTGCTCTGGAACTCTGCCGTGAGATCGGCCGGAGAGTCGGGCTCTCGCGAAGCGAGTTCGCCGAGACGCTTCGGTTGTCGTACGCGAAAGTCGCCGAGTATCAGCGGCGCGGGCTGGTCCACTTCCATGCCGTCATCTGCCTCGACGGACCGGAGGGACCGAACTCGACTCCACCAGGTTGGGCGACGACCGCTCTGCTCTCGGATGCTGTACGCCGTGCAGTCGGGAAGGTCCGGCTCACTGCCCCTGGCCGGGAGGTCATCGGGGCGCGTGCGCTGCGGTTCGGCGAGCAGGTCGACGTACGTCCTATCTCCGCCTTTGGAGCGGGGGAACGGCTGACCTCGGCGGCCGTAGCCGGTTACATCGCCAAGTGCGCGACGAAAGGAGCCGAGTCCGCCGGCGCGGTGGAGGGTCGTATTCACGGGGCGCGGGACCTGGTCATGTTGCCCGTACGTGCCCACGTGCTCCGCATGATCGGTACGTGCTGGTGGCTGGGTTGCCTGCCTGACTTCGAACCCCTCGGCCTGCGGCGTTGGGCGCACATGCTCGGCTACGGCGGGCACTTCTCCACCAAGTCGCGGCGCTACTCCACCACCCTGACCGCACTTCGTCAGGCCCTTGCAGAACACCGCGCGGAGGAGCAACGAACAGCTCTCGGCATCGACGCTCGGCCAACCGTCGCTCTCGGCCAGTGGCGCTATGCCGGGCGCGGCTACTCGCCGGAGGCGGCGCTCCTGGCTGCCTCCGTGCGGGAGGGCGGTGGTCGTCATGGCACGTGA
- a CDS encoding helix-turn-helix transcriptional regulator, giving the protein MAREKAVELLTVRQVLEELGGISRRTFYRWRELRIAPACIRLPNGELRVRRDVLNDWLSERAEGAAS; this is encoded by the coding sequence ATGGCACGTGAGAAGGCGGTCGAACTGCTCACGGTGCGGCAGGTACTCGAAGAGCTGGGCGGCATTTCTCGGCGCACCTTCTACCGCTGGCGGGAGTTGCGCATCGCGCCGGCCTGCATCCGGCTGCCGAACGGTGAGTTACGGGTCCGCCGTGACGTGCTCAACGATTGGTTGTCGGAGCGGGCGGAGGGGGCCGCGTCGTGA
- a CDS encoding tyrosine-type recombinase/integrase codes for MKSYKVVIWKLSINRSARKPTYLVRWSVDGQPFHESHKTKALADRFRAKMLRAADKGEPFDTVTGLPDSLRGGKAALTFLELALKYIDARWAEASAKQRDSMTDSLATVLPALVKPGRGRPTVAVLRRALRSYVLSPPRRERERPEEIASAVRWIEKASLPVAELQEIAQVHELIDTLSRKLDGKAAATQTYRRRRAVVFNSLEFAVELEVLPSNPLGRVRRKRGKRAVQEVDRRVAVNPRQARELLAAVTYVGGYERASGRRLRAFFGCLYYAAMRPGEALGLRRSDCTLPEKGWGRIELAETRPTAGKAWTDSGEAHDRRGLKQRAEGEVRIVPIPPPLVQLLLEHLWEFGTAKDGRLFASERGNVVAASSYSRVWKQTRELALLPEQVSSVLAFRPYDLRHAGVSQWLNSGVPAPEVAARAGHSVDVLLKIYAKCIDGQEQEMNDRILKGLQEEGKTEE; via the coding sequence GTGAAGTCGTACAAGGTCGTCATCTGGAAGCTCAGTATCAACCGCTCCGCAAGGAAGCCGACGTATCTCGTCCGCTGGTCCGTGGACGGCCAACCCTTCCACGAGTCGCACAAGACAAAGGCGTTGGCCGACCGCTTCCGCGCGAAAATGCTCAGGGCGGCAGACAAGGGCGAACCGTTCGACACCGTTACCGGTCTGCCGGACTCGCTGCGCGGCGGCAAGGCGGCTCTGACGTTCCTGGAACTGGCGCTCAAGTACATCGATGCCCGCTGGGCTGAGGCGTCGGCGAAGCAGCGGGACAGCATGACTGACTCGTTGGCGACGGTTCTCCCGGCGCTGGTCAAGCCGGGACGCGGGCGACCCACCGTCGCAGTCCTGCGGCGGGCGCTGCGCTCGTACGTGTTGTCTCCACCTCGGAGGGAACGCGAGCGGCCCGAGGAGATCGCATCGGCGGTGCGCTGGATTGAAAAGGCGTCGCTGCCGGTGGCGGAGTTGCAGGAGATTGCTCAGGTTCATGAGCTGATCGACACCCTAAGCCGGAAGCTGGACGGCAAGGCTGCGGCGACGCAGACCTATCGACGGCGGCGTGCAGTCGTCTTCAACTCTCTTGAGTTTGCTGTGGAGTTGGAGGTGCTTCCTTCCAATCCCCTCGGTCGAGTGCGACGCAAGCGGGGGAAGCGAGCTGTCCAGGAGGTCGACCGTCGGGTCGCGGTCAACCCTCGGCAGGCGCGGGAGCTGCTGGCTGCGGTGACGTACGTGGGCGGCTACGAGCGGGCCAGCGGCCGACGACTGCGGGCGTTCTTCGGGTGCCTGTACTACGCGGCCATGCGGCCAGGTGAGGCGCTAGGTCTGCGCCGCTCGGACTGCACGCTCCCAGAGAAGGGCTGGGGCCGTATCGAACTGGCGGAGACCCGGCCGACGGCGGGCAAGGCATGGACCGACTCCGGTGAGGCGCACGACCGGCGGGGCTTGAAGCAGCGGGCTGAGGGCGAGGTGCGCATCGTGCCTATCCCGCCGCCGTTGGTGCAGCTCCTCCTCGAGCACCTTTGGGAGTTCGGCACGGCGAAGGACGGTCGGCTGTTCGCGAGCGAGCGGGGCAACGTCGTGGCAGCTTCGTCGTACTCGCGCGTGTGGAAGCAGACGCGGGAGCTCGCGCTCCTGCCAGAACAGGTCTCGTCGGTCCTGGCCTTCCGGCCGTACGACCTTCGGCACGCGGGCGTCTCGCAGTGGCTGAACTCCGGTGTACCCGCGCCGGAGGTGGCTGCTCGTGCAGGTCACTCGGTCGACGTCCTTCTGAAGATCTACGCGAAGTGCATCGACGGCCAGGAGCAGGAGATGAACGACCGAATCCTGAAGGGCCTGCAGGAGGAGGGCAAGACCGAAGAGTGA
- a CDS encoding VOC family protein, giving the protein MPADGFTTCLWFDGQAEEAANHYCSIFKDSELGRIGRYTEAGPGPAGSAMAVEFVANGQKFVALNGGPQFTFDEAISFQIYCDDQDEVDFYWDKLTEGGGEGGPCGWLKDKFGLSWQVVPAKLIDMLGDPDPEKAVRTTQAMYKMGKLDIAALEKAYAGE; this is encoded by the coding sequence ATGCCCGCCGACGGATTCACCACCTGTCTGTGGTTCGACGGTCAGGCCGAAGAGGCTGCGAACCACTACTGCTCGATCTTCAAGGACTCTGAGCTCGGCAGGATCGGGCGCTACACGGAGGCGGGGCCCGGTCCCGCTGGTTCCGCCATGGCTGTCGAGTTCGTGGCCAACGGCCAGAAGTTCGTCGCTCTGAACGGCGGTCCGCAGTTCACCTTCGACGAGGCGATCTCCTTCCAGATCTACTGCGACGACCAGGACGAGGTGGACTTCTACTGGGACAAGCTCACCGAGGGCGGCGGTGAGGGCGGCCCCTGCGGCTGGCTCAAGGACAAGTTCGGCCTCTCCTGGCAGGTCGTCCCGGCGAAGCTCATCGACATGCTCGGTGACCCGGACCCGGAGAAGGCGGTCCGCACGACCCAGGCCATGTACAAGATGGGCAAGCTGGACATCGCCGCCCTGGAGAAGGCGTACGCGGGGGAGTAG
- a CDS encoding ABC transporter ATP-binding protein, with protein MASSERPLDHRYRGEHPIRTLAYLFRTDRWRLAAAFAVFTVKHSPLWLLPLITASIIDTVVQHGPIGRLWVSSGALLLILAVNLPLHLLYVRLLYGSVRRMGTDLRSSLCTRMQQLSIGYHSRVSAGVLQAKVIRDVETVEQMVQQTAENGLGALTVLTGGLVIIAIRTPEFLPVFLCIVPVAALLVARLRTRLRSHNENFRHEVEHLSTRVTEMTRLISVTRAHGLEGKALRRMDVTLGQVLRSGMRLDLLNGRFGSLAWVFLNMVGILFLTGAALVSYYGYWGVTPGDVVMLSAFLTTLTNSTTTLAALAPVITKGLESVRSIGEVLQAPELEDNEGKAEVTSLRGAVTFEEVGHAYDENRPAVRDFSLSVSPGETIALVGASGAGKSTVLNLVIGFIRPTSGRLLLDGTDMSTLDLRTYRRFVSVVPQESILFDGTVRENVAYGMDDAGDAAVREALRDANALEFVDRLPQGLDTVVGEHGARLSGGQRQRLAIARALIRDPRVLILDEATSALDTRSEALVQQALARLLHGRTTFVVAHRLSTIRGADRIVVMGDGAIQEIGAHEELLRRGGAYTALHSGQLA; from the coding sequence ATGGCGTCGTCCGAAAGACCGCTCGACCATCGCTACCGGGGTGAGCACCCGATCCGCACGCTCGCCTATCTGTTCCGCACCGACCGGTGGCGGCTCGCCGCCGCGTTCGCCGTCTTCACGGTCAAGCACAGTCCACTCTGGCTGCTGCCTCTGATCACCGCGTCGATCATCGACACCGTCGTCCAGCACGGGCCGATCGGCCGCCTCTGGGTCAGCTCCGGGGCCCTGCTGCTCATCCTCGCGGTCAACCTCCCACTGCATCTCCTCTACGTCCGCCTCCTGTACGGCAGCGTGCGCCGCATGGGCACTGATCTGCGCTCCTCGCTGTGCACGCGGATGCAGCAACTGTCCATCGGCTACCACTCGCGGGTCAGCGCGGGCGTTCTGCAGGCCAAGGTCATCCGGGACGTGGAGACCGTCGAGCAGATGGTGCAGCAGACCGCCGAGAACGGGCTCGGCGCACTCACCGTGCTCACGGGCGGACTCGTCATCATCGCCATCCGCACACCCGAGTTCCTGCCCGTCTTCCTCTGCATCGTGCCCGTCGCGGCCCTCCTGGTGGCACGGTTGCGAACCCGACTGCGCAGCCACAACGAGAACTTCCGCCACGAGGTCGAGCACCTGTCCACGCGGGTGACCGAAATGACCCGGCTCATCTCGGTCACCCGGGCGCACGGTCTGGAGGGCAAGGCACTCCGGCGGATGGACGTCACGCTGGGGCAAGTGCTGCGCTCGGGGATGCGGCTCGACCTGCTCAACGGGCGGTTCGGCTCGTTGGCGTGGGTGTTCCTCAACATGGTCGGGATCCTGTTCCTCACCGGCGCCGCGCTGGTGTCGTACTACGGCTACTGGGGTGTCACACCCGGCGATGTCGTCATGCTCAGCGCCTTCCTGACCACGCTCACCAACTCCACGACGACACTCGCGGCTCTGGCGCCGGTCATCACCAAGGGCCTGGAGTCGGTACGTTCGATCGGCGAGGTGCTCCAGGCACCCGAGCTGGAGGACAACGAGGGCAAGGCGGAGGTGACCTCGCTGCGCGGTGCCGTCACCTTCGAGGAGGTGGGGCACGCGTACGACGAGAACAGGCCCGCCGTACGGGACTTCAGCCTGTCCGTCTCGCCCGGCGAGACCATCGCCCTGGTCGGCGCCTCGGGTGCAGGCAAGTCGACGGTGCTCAATCTCGTCATCGGCTTCATCCGTCCGACTTCGGGCCGACTGCTGCTCGACGGAACCGACATGAGCACCCTGGACCTGCGCACCTACCGGCGTTTCGTCTCCGTCGTACCGCAGGAGTCGATCCTCTTCGACGGCACGGTCCGGGAGAACGTCGCGTACGGCATGGACGACGCCGGGGACGCGGCGGTACGGGAGGCACTGCGCGACGCCAACGCGCTGGAGTTCGTGGACCGGCTGCCGCAAGGGCTCGACACCGTAGTGGGCGAGCACGGGGCGCGGCTCTCCGGAGGACAGCGGCAGCGACTCGCCATCGCGCGGGCGCTGATCCGCGATCCCCGGGTGCTCATCCTCGACGAGGCCACCTCCGCGCTGGACACCCGGTCGGAGGCTCTCGTCCAGCAGGCACTGGCCCGGCTGCTGCACGGCCGCACCACGTTCGTGGTGGCACACCGGCTGTCCACCATCCGTGGCGCGGACCGCATCGTCGTCATGGGCGACGGGGCGATCCAGGAGATCGGCGCGCACGAGGAGTTGCTGCGGCGGGGCGGGGCGTACACGGCTCTGCACAGCGGTCAGCTCGCCTGA
- a CDS encoding ABC transporter substrate-binding protein — protein sequence MSDIHHPGRRSVLVAGAASTAALGASWLLTGCTGAAAAPVLPAAAQTGEPDRGGTLRIARPPASDAETLDPASALSAYEYLGALYNRLVRVDTSGDLAPDLAESWEPDAKASTWTFRIRQGVTFHDGRKLTSADAAYTLRHILDKATASPQAAVLEPLIDPATLRTPDDHTLVVPLKSPNAEFPSLLTHYNCYVVPDNSARSIGRTGIGTGPFKLESFAPAGPGRVTAYEDHWQGRPVLDAIAFYSVADMSARSNALLAGQVDLLAQTNLDFATARVVAASDRATIARVKNAQWYVLPMLTTEKPFTDVRVRQAMKLAYDPEHVVKVALQGAGTAGWDNPVPPSDPAHIAAHPEHDPEKARFLLKQAGHEGLAMDLYTSSYDPIFTPMALAYQDSAKRAGIRIKVKTAAADSYYTQIWMKKPLMATYWYTGRPVDQLFTQVFRSGSSYNETAWSDKDFDALLDRARREMDDTKRRELYGEAQTFVVEKGGAMTPMFADRLVGISRKVRGYAEHGFEFDYLGIGLKGA from the coding sequence ATGTCCGACATCCACCACCCGGGACGGCGGTCGGTCCTCGTCGCGGGGGCCGCGAGCACCGCCGCGCTCGGCGCGTCCTGGCTGCTCACCGGCTGTACGGGTGCCGCGGCCGCGCCCGTTCTGCCCGCCGCCGCCCAGACGGGCGAACCCGACCGCGGTGGCACCCTCCGTATCGCCCGGCCGCCCGCCTCCGACGCCGAGACCCTCGACCCGGCAAGCGCGCTGTCCGCGTACGAATACCTGGGCGCCCTCTACAACCGGCTCGTCCGGGTCGACACGAGCGGCGATCTCGCCCCCGACCTCGCCGAGTCCTGGGAGCCCGACGCCAAGGCCAGCACCTGGACCTTTCGCATCCGCCAGGGCGTCACCTTCCACGACGGACGCAAGCTCACCTCGGCCGACGCCGCGTACACCCTGCGCCACATCCTCGACAAGGCGACCGCCTCGCCCCAGGCGGCGGTGCTCGAGCCGCTCATCGACCCCGCCACGCTCCGCACCCCCGACGACCACACCCTCGTCGTCCCGCTGAAGAGCCCCAACGCGGAGTTCCCGAGCCTTCTCACGCACTACAACTGCTATGTCGTCCCGGACAACAGCGCCCGCTCGATCGGCCGCACCGGCATCGGCACCGGTCCCTTCAAGCTGGAGTCGTTCGCCCCCGCGGGCCCCGGCCGCGTCACCGCGTACGAGGACCACTGGCAGGGCCGCCCCGTCCTCGACGCGATCGCCTTCTACTCCGTCGCCGACATGTCGGCCCGCTCGAACGCCCTCCTTGCGGGCCAGGTCGACCTGCTCGCGCAGACCAACCTGGACTTCGCGACCGCCCGTGTGGTCGCCGCCTCCGACCGGGCCACCATCGCGCGCGTCAAGAACGCCCAGTGGTACGTCCTGCCGATGCTCACCACCGAGAAGCCCTTCACGGACGTACGGGTCCGGCAGGCGATGAAGCTCGCCTACGACCCCGAGCACGTGGTGAAGGTGGCCCTGCAGGGGGCGGGCACCGCCGGCTGGGACAACCCCGTGCCGCCCAGCGACCCCGCCCACATCGCCGCACATCCCGAGCACGACCCGGAGAAGGCGCGGTTCCTCCTGAAGCAGGCCGGGCACGAGGGCCTGGCGATGGACCTCTACACGTCCTCGTACGACCCGATCTTCACGCCGATGGCCCTCGCCTATCAGGACTCCGCCAAGCGGGCCGGCATCCGGATCAAGGTCAAGACGGCGGCGGCGGACTCGTACTACACGCAGATCTGGATGAAGAAGCCGCTCATGGCGACCTACTGGTACACCGGCAGACCCGTCGACCAGCTCTTCACCCAGGTCTTCCGAAGCGGCTCCTCGTACAACGAGACCGCCTGGTCCGACAAGGACTTCGACGCGCTCCTGGACCGCGCCCGCCGCGAGATGGACGACACGAAGCGCCGCGAACTGTACGGCGAGGCGCAGACCTTCGTCGTCGAGAAGGGCGGGGCGATGACCCCGATGTTCGCCGACCGGCTCGTCGGCATCTCGCGGAAGGTACGCGGATACGCCGAGCACGGCTTCGAGTTCGACTACCTCGGCATCGGCCTGAAGGGGGCCTGA